Proteins encoded together in one Miscanthus floridulus cultivar M001 chromosome 16, ASM1932011v1, whole genome shotgun sequence window:
- the LOC136513074 gene encoding uncharacterized protein, producing MASATTEQRASLIVDGEEDEQQQQQLDDLVGRAAVVAREVSKRVSRLAVEGGGGADAAARRQQGVLNIGGGGVVARPAGNGHHHGADAGAPRFRRSFTAGAQTLPPPHAWLAIEDTRKQQQEEEHDDNDEQWARLFRGGGSGTQHHQQQQMQRRSSFSVVRRERAAREAWLDRAWEMKRSWHQRNGGAPDADTPVVVVVGTSPKGSPSSSQQHQAMSASGGVAMDVEEVRACRDLGLELPSDCTVQIQCYGLSGGGSSTHCTSPGSGADSPCAVSIPAGGGADPTDVKARLKVWAQAVALASTTHLTS from the exons ATGGCGAGCGCGACGACGGAGCAGCGGGCCAGCCTCATCGTCGACGGCGAGGAggatgagcagcagcagcagcagcttgacGACCTTGTTGGCCGCGCCGCCGTAGTGGCGAGGGAGGTGAGCAAGCGGGTGTCTCGCCTGGCCgtcgagggaggaggaggagccgacgCCGCCGCACGCCGCCAGCAGGGCGTCTTGAACATCGGCGGCGGTGGCGTCGTCGCCAGGCCAGCAGGGAACGGACATCATCACGGGGCCGACGCGGGGGCGCCGCGGTTCCGGCGCTCGTTCACGGCCGGCGCGCAgacgctgccgccgccgcacgcgtGGCTGGCGATCGAGGACACGAggaagcagcagcaggaggaggagcacgACGACAACGACGAGCAGTGGGCGCGGCTCTTCCGTGGCGGCGGGAGCGGGACGCAGcatcatcagcagcagcagatgcagagGCGGAGCAGCTTCAGCGTGGTGCGGCGGGAGCGCGCGGCGCGGGAGGCGTGGCTGGACCGCGCGTGGGAGATGAAGCGGAGCTGGCACCAGCGCAACGGCGGCGCACCCGACGCGGACACccccgtggtggtggtggtggggacgTCGCCGAAGgggtcgccgtcgtcgtcccaGCAGCATCAGGCCATGTCGGCGAGCGGCGGggtggccatggacgtggaggaGGTCCGCGCGTGCCGGGACCTCGGGCTGGAGCTGCCTTCCGACTGCACCGTGCAGATCCAGTGCTACGGGCTGTCCGGCGGCGGCAGCTCCACCCACTGCACCAGCCCCGGCAGCGGCGCCGACTCGCCCTGCGCCGTCTCCATCCCTGCTG GAGGAGGAGCGGATCCGACGGACGTGAAGGCACGGCTCAAGGTGTGGGCGCAGGCGGTGGCGCTTGCTTCCACCACCCATCTCACCTCATGA
- the LOC136512542 gene encoding RNA-binding protein Y14A-like — MAAVTNADVEVVDFDLDDDDLMDEDAGPDPAPAPAPASRLRSTIAGDDAPRRTKGRGFREDPNSSAPRDSRFGAGGRADLDSLGGPGPIQSIEGWIVLVTGVHEEAQEEDLQNAFQEFGQVKNLHLNLDRRTGFVKGYALIEYEKFEEAQAAIKELDGAELYKQIMSVDWAFSSGPAKRRNARKRSPPRARSRTPPRRRH, encoded by the exons ATGGCGGCGGTGACGAACGCCGACGTGGAGGTGGTCGACTTcgacctcgacgacgacgacCTCATGGACGAGGACGCCGGGCCGGATCCGGCGccggcccccgcccccgcctcccGCCTCCGCTCCACCATCGCGGGCGACGACGCGCCGCGTAGGACCAAGGGCCGCGGCTTCCGCGAGGACCCTAACTCCTCCGCGCCCCGCGACTCGCGCTTTGGCGCGGGGGGACGCGCCGACCTGGACTCTCTCGGCGGCCCGGGACCCATCCAAT CAATTGAAGGATGGATTGTGTTGGTCACTGGAGTGCATGaagaagctcaagaagaagaTCTTCAAAATGCTTTCCAAGAATTTGGGCAGGTCAAAAACCTGCATTTGAATTTGGACCGTCGTACCGGATTTGTCAAG GGGTACGCTTTGATTGAATATGAGAAGTTTGAAGAAGCTCAGGCTGCAATAAAAGAACTGGATGGAGCTGAGCTTTATAAACAAATAATGAGTGTCGATTGGGCATTTAGCAGTGGCCCTGCCAAGCGCAGAAATGCTCGGAAAAG GTCACCACCAAGAGCTCGTTCTAGGACCCCACCCAGGAGAAGGCACTGA
- the LOC136512769 gene encoding uncharacterized protein codes for MDLLLPYKIGDLAESKSLVSGYRGAWFRCKIHNMRVKFGYLECYLEYIDYPGEKKEWVRLFRKNPARSNQNSRESTQIMIRPSFPKWYFVHEVPEQLPNSDVTAIVDETWQIGDLVDWLNEGCYWSATITKLLNEDLVEVELPEPPIGEGKCYHANCSDLRPTLEWSLAKGWTVPLSQANGKGWHAARLLQHYKSESDDENDDNDSWDARKSLCRASNTPEEAPGPMIPAPPSATNSASSHIYQKDTTVTSTEDLKPSSTSKSPYPSHDAQAAATSSQPAGIGISIKQETVIGVSIKQEDSSLTEGEVDGGLEECLENLGTIKARLKDLMQGTRLEQQRSACFRG; via the exons ATACATAATATGCGTGTCAAGTTTGGATACCTGGAGTGTTACTTGGAGTACATTGATTATCCCGGTGAAA AGAAGGAATGGGTTAGGCTCTTTCGAAAGAACCCTGCAAGGTCCAACCAAAATTCAAGAGAGAGTACTCAAATCATGATAAGGCCTTCGTTTCCAAAATGGTATTTTGTGCATGAAGTTCCTGAGCAGTTACCAAATAGTGATGTCACAGCAATTGTTGATGAAACCTGGCAAATAGGTGATCTGGTTGATTGGTTGAATGAAGGTTGTTATTGGTCTGCGACAATTACTAAGTTACTCAATGAAGATCTGGTTGAG GTAGAGCTGCCGGAACCTCCCATAGGTGAAGGCAAATGTTATCATGCTAATTGTAGTGATCTGAGGCCTACTCTCGAGTGGTCTCTAGCAAAAGGTTGGACGGTCCCTCTTTCACAG GCAAACGGAAAAGGTTGGCATGCTGCTCGTCTACTTCAACATTATAAATCTG AATCAGATGATGAAAATGATGACAATGATAGCTGGGACGCCCGGAAATCATTGTGCAGAGCTTCAAATACGCCTGAGGAAGCTCCAGGTCCCATGATCCCTGCACCTCCATCAGCCACAAACAGCGCTTCCAGCCACATCTATCAGAAGGACACTACTGTCACGTCCACAGAGGACCTGAAGCCCAGCTCAACATCCAAGTCACCATACCCCAGCCATGACGCCCAAGCTGCTGCAACCAGCAGCCAACCTGCAGGGATTGGGATTTCCATCAAGCAGGAAACGGTTATTGGAGTATCAATCAAGCAAGAGGACTCGTCCTTGACAGAAGGTGAGGTTGATGGTGGCCTGGAAGAGTGCCTGGAGAATCTTGGTACGATCAAAGCCAGACTCAAAGACCTCATGCAGGGCACGCGGTTGGAACAGCAACGCAGCGCCTGCTTCCGTGGGTAG